A genomic segment from Brienomyrus brachyistius isolate T26 chromosome 9, BBRACH_0.4, whole genome shotgun sequence encodes:
- the dbf4 gene encoding protein DBF4 homolog A, whose translation MRSRETADGGPNKASCKRNRVVKKSRSSDGRPLFGKCFYLHLVSNKKAESLEKDIRLLGGTVEKFFSKEIKYVVSDKKDAKFVQCLGRNSPVASPDSAHSSPLPKQRSPKGSSQGLTDAVVASRGKSLVERVIKEQERVQINRILSNALKWGVKILHVEDIISYVEKQKRNLTSKSKAVSALKNETKTSSTQRGAFQKHDAGRINRPFVKVEDCTRQYKPIYLSMPYLPVFNFTTTPPCTPFYVDDYGKGHGKKIKERRLKNPKSAGSQDGDSVRPLKVREKKLGGYCECCRVKYAALRTHLGTEHHKAFSKTDAYDVVDQLISGMEFDVTEIKHMKRGGCSVSSAVQVSVPKLALRDRREVSPPRLQDTGGGHAFKGASCLASTWEPSASCRPRKRSSEALPGGCGPKMAHSHRRERTRVLGPAVAAQQGNCPRHLAQSSTSDKTLTSASGQLLDNNMAVIGHNREETAVRKANRNDSVSLDTAGGLHLSCVVSRGTTSTDHTDAARTLQNRVQMARATCEAVTLCATSSDLSESQCPPDEELQRKVCSVRRRRKTVRASEGPVKNAESLSGVSWQLFQSSEDMEWDFKGFEI comes from the exons ATGAGATCTAGAG AAACTGCGGATGGTGGACCTAACAAGGCATCGTGTAAAAGAAACCGTGTGGTGAAGAAGTCCCGCTCCTCAGACGGGCGGCCGCTGTTTGGGAAGTGTTTCTACCTGCACCTAGTGTCCAACAAGAAAGCTGAATCGTTGGAGAAGGACATCAGACTGCTAGGAGGG ACTGTCGAAAAGTTCTTCAGCAAGGAGATAAAGTACGTCGTATCAGATAAGAAGGATGCCAAGTTTGTCCAGTGCCTGGGAAGGAACTCGCCGGTGGCCAGCCCAGACTCGGCTCACAGTTCCCCCCTACCCAAACAGAGGAGTCCAAAAGGGAGCTCTCAGGGCCTCACGGATGCT gTGGTTGCAAGTAGGGGAAAGTCTTTGGTTGAGAGAGTAATAAAGGAACAG GAGAGGGTACAGATCAACAGAATTTTATCTAATGCCTTGAAGTGGGGAGTCAAAATCCTGCATGTTGAAG ATATAATCTCCTATGTTGAAAAACAGAAGAGAAATCTCACTTCAAAGAGTAAAGCCGTGTCTGCTTTAAAGAATGAG ACTAAAACCAGCTCTACCCAAAGAGGTGCTTTTCAGAAACATGATG CTGGGAGGATCAACCGACCTTTTGTAAAAGTGGAGGACTGTACCAG GCAGTATAAGCCGATCTACCTGTCCATGCCATACCTGCCTGTGTTCAATTTCACGACTACGCCCCCCTGCACGCCATTTTATGTGGACGATTATGGCAAAGGCCATGGAAAGAAAATTAAGGAACGCAG GCTTAAAAACCCGAAATCTGCAGGAAGTCAGGACGGCGACAGTGTTAGACCTCTCAAGGTGAGGGAGAAGAAGCTTGGAGGATACTGTGAGTGCTGCCGGGTGAAATACGCAGCTCTGAGGACG CACCTTGGCACAGAGCATCATAAAGCCTTTTCCAAGACTGACGCCTACGATGTTGTGGACCAACTCATCTCAGGGATGGAGTTTGATGTTACCGAGATCAAACACATGAAAAG GGGAGGGTGCAGTGTTTCCTCTGCTGTCCAAGTTTCTGTGCCAAAACTGGCCCTGCGGGATAGGAGAGAAGTGAGTCCGCCAAGGCTCCAGGACACCGGAGGCGGCCATGCTTTTAAGGGAGCCTCCTGTTTGGCTTCCACCTGGGAGCCCTCAGCCTCCTGTAGGCCAAGGAAGCGCAGCAGTGAGGCTCTCCCTGGCGGCTGTGGCCCCAAAATGGCGCATTCCCATAGACGTGAGAGAACACGTGTGCTCGGGCCGGCAGTCGCAGCGCAACAGGGCAACTGCCCGCGTCATTTGGCACAAAGTAGCACCTCTGACAAAACTCTCACGTCAGCCTCTGGACAGCTGCTTGACAACAACATGGCAGTAATAGGACATAACAGGGAGGAGACGGCAGTAAGGAAAGCCAACAGAAATGATTCTGTTTCACTGGACACTGCTGGCGGTTTACATCTTTCCTGTGTGGTCAGTCGCGGTACGACGAGCACCGACCACACGGATGCGGCAAGGACTTTGCAGAACAGGGTCCAGATGGCAAGAGCGACGTGCGAGGCAGTGACTCTGTGCGCCACGAGCAGCGATCTCAGTGAATCGCAGTGCCCCCCTGACGAGGAACTGCAAAGGAAGGTCTGCAGTGTCAGAAGGCGCCGGAAAACTGTCCGAGCTTCAGAGGGACCCGTTAAAAATGCGGAATCCTTAAGTGGTGTGAGTTGGCAGCTCTTTCAGTCCAGCGAAGACATGGAATGGGATTTCAAGGGTTTTGAAATCTAG
- the slc25a40 gene encoding probable mitochondrial glutathione transporter SLC25A40 yields the protein MSARSAEPQFNGITPFQQMLASCSGAILTSLIVTPLDVVKIRLQAQKNPFPKGKCFVYCNGLMDHICVCENGNAKAWYKAPGHFTGTLDAFLSIIRREGVKSLWSGLPPTLVMAVPATVIYFTCYDQLCAVLRKRMGSYSGEAPLLAGAVARVGSVTVISPLELIRTKMQSQKLSYRELSTCIRSSVQNDGWCSLWRGWGPTMLRDVPFSAMYWYNYELGKSWLCHQYSCREPTFTMTFTAGAASGAIASIATLPFDVVKTRRQVELGELEALSLSTKSSSTTYSIMKRVVAENGVRGLFAGCLPRVIKVAPACAIMISSYEYGKKFFRQRNQEQKEASLHTGP from the exons ATGTCTGCCAGATCAGCTGAGCCGCAATTCAATGGCATAACGCCTTTCCAGCAAATGCTAGCCTCCTGCTCCGGGGCCATCCTCACGTCGCTGATCG TCACACCTCTGGATGTGGTGAAGATAAGACTCCAAGCACAGAAGAATCCTTTCCCGAAAG GGAAATGTTTTGTGTACTGCAATGGCTTGATGGATCACATATGCGTATGTGAAAACGGAAACGCCAAAGCCTGGTACAAAGCACCAGGTCACTTCACTGGGACCCTG GATGCATTTCTTAGCATAATTCGGAGAGAGGGAGTGAAGTCTTTATGGAGTGGACTGCCCCCAACGTT GGTCATGGCAGTACCGGCAACTGTCATCTACTTCACTTGCTATGACCAGTTGTGTGCGGTTTTAAGGAAGAGGATGGGCTCTTACTCGGGGgaggcgcccctgctggcgggGGCTGTAGCCAGAG TGGGCTCCGTCACGGTGATCAGCCCGCTGGAGCTGATCCGGACCAAGATGCAGTCCCAGAAGCTGTCTTATAGGGAGCTGAGCACCTGTATCCGGTCGTCAGTGCAGAATGACGGGTGGTGCTCTCTGTGGCGTGGCTGGGGACCCACGATGCTCCGCGATGTCCCCTTTTCAG CCATGTACTGGTACAACTACGAGCTGGGGAAGAGCTGGTTGTGTCACCAGTACAGCTGCAGGGAGCCCACCTTCACGATGACCTTCACAGCAGGAGCCGCATCAGGAGCC ATTGCATCTATAGCAACGCTGCCCTTTGATGTGGTGAAAACGCGGCGGCAGGTTGAACTTGGAGAACTCGAAGCTTTGAGTC TGTCTACAAAAAGTTCTTCCACGACATACAGCATCATGAAGAGGGTGGTTGCTGAGAATGGGGTCCGAGGACTCTTTGCAG GTTGCCTCCCCAGGGTGATCAAGGTGGCCCCAGCCTGCGCCATCATGATCAGCTCCTACGAGTATGGCAAGAAGTTCTTTCGGCAACGCAATCAGGAGCAGAAGGAGGCCTCTCTGCACACGGGCCCCTGA